From the Thermococcus sp. 18S1 genome, one window contains:
- the gatD gene encoding Glu-tRNA(Gln) amidotransferase subunit GatD: MRKVERFMKEKGLEVGDYIRIIEKENGNTSVYEGVVMNPYELSSGETLTLKLDNGYNVGILVDQILEVEVIEKAAPREELKFEEVFPKKPGLPSVAIIGTGGTIASRIDYKTGAVHAAFTAEELAKAVPEIFDIANITPKLLFNIMSEDMRPEYWIKIAHEVAGMLNNGEDGVVIAHGTDTMAYTASALSFMLRDLGKPVILVGSQRSSDRPSSDAAMNLICSVRMATADFGEVAIVMHGETSDTYCLAHRGTKARKMHTSRRDAFRSINDIPLARIWPGGKIEFLRNDYRRRTESEVWVDDEMEEKVAIIKAFPGIQPEIIDFFVDRGYKGLVIEGTGLGHVPTYVIDSIKRATEEGVAVCMTSQCLYGRVNLNVYSTGRRLLKAGVIPCEDMLPETAYVKLMWVLGHTDDPKEVREMMLTNYAGEITPYTRFDTFLR; the protein is encoded by the coding sequence ATGCGGAAAGTTGAGAGGTTTATGAAGGAGAAAGGCCTTGAAGTCGGAGATTACATCCGGATAATCGAAAAGGAGAATGGAAACACGAGCGTCTATGAGGGTGTTGTCATGAACCCCTACGAGCTGTCCAGCGGCGAAACCCTCACACTGAAGCTCGACAATGGGTACAACGTCGGAATCCTCGTGGATCAAATCCTGGAGGTCGAGGTGATCGAGAAGGCCGCCCCCAGGGAGGAGCTGAAGTTCGAGGAGGTCTTCCCCAAGAAGCCGGGCCTTCCAAGCGTCGCGATAATAGGAACCGGCGGAACCATAGCGAGCAGAATTGACTACAAGACCGGCGCCGTTCACGCGGCCTTCACCGCTGAGGAGCTCGCCAAAGCCGTCCCCGAGATATTCGACATAGCGAACATAACGCCGAAGCTGCTCTTCAACATAATGAGCGAGGACATGCGCCCTGAGTACTGGATTAAAATAGCCCACGAGGTTGCCGGAATGCTCAACAACGGGGAAGATGGAGTTGTCATCGCCCACGGAACGGACACGATGGCCTACACAGCCTCGGCGCTCAGCTTCATGCTCCGCGACCTCGGAAAGCCTGTTATTCTCGTGGGTTCCCAGAGGAGCTCAGACAGGCCGAGCAGCGACGCGGCGATGAACCTCATCTGCTCCGTCAGGATGGCGACTGCCGACTTCGGTGAGGTGGCCATCGTCATGCACGGCGAGACCAGCGACACCTACTGCCTCGCCCACCGCGGAACCAAGGCCAGAAAGATGCACACGAGCAGGAGGGACGCGTTCAGGAGCATAAACGATATTCCCCTCGCAAGGATATGGCCGGGAGGTAAAATCGAGTTCCTCAGGAACGACTACCGCAGAAGAACCGAGAGCGAGGTCTGGGTGGACGACGAAATGGAGGAGAAGGTGGCCATCATCAAGGCCTTCCCGGGAATCCAGCCGGAGATAATCGATTTCTTCGTCGACAGGGGATACAAAGGGCTGGTCATCGAAGGAACGGGTCTCGGCCACGTGCCCACCTACGTCATCGATTCGATAAAGCGCGCCACGGAGGAAGGCGTCGCCGTCTGCATGACGAGCCAGTGCCTCTACGGCAGGGTGAACCTCAACGTCTACTCAACCGGAAGGAGGCTCCTAAAGGCCGGCGTGATTCCGTGCGAGGACATGCTCCCAGAGACGGCCTACGTCAAGCTCATGTGGGTTCTCGGCCACACCGACGACCCGAAGGAAGTGCGCGAGATGATGCTGACGAACTACGCCGGAGAGATAACGCCGTACACGAGGTTTGACACGTTCCTGAGGTGA
- a CDS encoding transcriptional regulator → MMTRRQRIIKLLEERDYSPSELALALELRGRGAKKTVLEDLKAIQKTLKREGKVLLIKPAECRKCGFVFRPEINIPSRCPKCRSEWIEEPRFKIEAR, encoded by the coding sequence ATGATGACTCGCAGGCAGAGAATAATAAAGCTTTTGGAAGAGCGGGACTACTCACCGAGCGAGCTGGCACTGGCCCTTGAGCTCCGCGGCAGGGGTGCAAAGAAAACCGTGCTGGAGGACCTGAAGGCCATTCAGAAGACCCTCAAGCGCGAGGGAAAGGTGCTCCTCATAAAGCCCGCGGAATGCAGGAAGTGCGGCTTCGTCTTCCGGCCGGAGATAAACATACCCTCCCGCTGTCCGAAGTGCCGGTCTGAGTGGATAGAGGAACCGAGGTTTAAGATCGAGGCCAGATAG
- a CDS encoding tRNA pseudouridine(54/55) synthase Pus10, whose product MIIEKAAEVLESHELCDHCLGRLFAGLGKGTNEERGKAVRFVLNMERSARGLPPIEAPETCELCGNVFERIPELTGRMGEAAAGVEFETFLVGSRFPEEVRENEKALWGEFDIGTAEPINREFNRELGKAFGRATGKDTSKNPDVVFIVEPYSGRIELQINPLYIYGRYRKLVRGIPQTPLPDFEESVASIICRAFSRASGGKCVFKGAGREDVDVRMLGNGRPFIVEIKRPKKRKLDLDAIAGEINSSGKVEVLNLRFVSAKEAEEVLTRNHRKEYLALVLVEEGVTPEEAEEVARKLRGLEIRQRTPWRVRRARADKVRVRRVHEAEARWLDEKHFELRLVTDGGLYIKELISGDKGRTKPSVSDLLGKPAWCERLDVMNILDD is encoded by the coding sequence ATGATAATCGAAAAGGCTGCTGAGGTTCTTGAATCTCACGAACTCTGCGACCACTGTCTGGGCAGACTGTTCGCGGGGCTTGGGAAGGGCACCAACGAGGAGCGCGGGAAGGCGGTGAGGTTCGTCCTCAACATGGAGCGCTCCGCCCGGGGCCTGCCCCCAATTGAAGCACCCGAAACGTGCGAGCTGTGCGGCAACGTTTTCGAAAGGATTCCCGAGCTCACCGGAAGGATGGGGGAGGCCGCGGCTGGCGTCGAGTTTGAGACTTTCCTCGTCGGCTCCCGCTTCCCCGAGGAGGTTCGGGAGAACGAGAAAGCCCTCTGGGGGGAGTTTGACATAGGGACTGCCGAGCCCATAAACCGCGAGTTCAACCGTGAGCTCGGTAAGGCCTTTGGGAGGGCAACGGGAAAGGATACCTCCAAGAACCCCGATGTGGTCTTCATCGTCGAGCCCTATTCCGGCAGAATAGAGCTTCAGATAAACCCCCTCTACATCTACGGCCGCTACAGAAAGCTCGTGCGGGGCATTCCCCAGACGCCCCTCCCTGACTTTGAGGAGAGCGTGGCCTCGATCATCTGCAGGGCGTTCTCCAGGGCGAGCGGAGGGAAGTGCGTCTTCAAGGGGGCGGGAAGGGAGGACGTTGACGTTCGCATGCTCGGAAACGGTAGGCCCTTTATTGTTGAGATAAAGCGGCCGAAAAAACGGAAGCTTGACCTCGATGCGATAGCGGGTGAGATAAACTCGAGCGGAAAGGTTGAGGTTCTGAATCTGCGCTTCGTCTCGGCAAAGGAGGCGGAAGAGGTTCTCACGCGGAACCACCGCAAAGAATACCTCGCGCTGGTTCTGGTCGAGGAGGGGGTAACCCCCGAGGAGGCCGAGGAAGTTGCCAGAAAGCTTAGGGGGCTTGAGATTCGTCAGAGGACCCCCTGGCGCGTGAGGAGAGCGAGGGCAGATAAAGTTCGCGTCCGGAGGGTTCACGAAGCGGAAGCGAGGTGGCTCGACGAGAAGCACTTCGAACTTCGCCTCGTCACCGACGGAGGCCTCTACATTAAGGAACTCATATCCGGCGATAAGGGGCGCACGAAGCCTTCTGTCAGCGACCTGCTTGGAAAACCCGCCTGGTGCGAGAGGCTTGACGTCATGAACATTCTTGATGACTGA
- a CDS encoding 50S ribosomal protein L21e, with protein MVKKAHSFRRKTRGKLSKKPRRRGLPPLTRFLQEFEAGQRVHIVIEPSYHRGMPDPRFHGRTGTVVGKRGDAYVVQIKDGGKVKTFFIHPVHLRAQKG; from the coding sequence ATGGTTAAGAAAGCACACAGCTTCAGAAGGAAGACCCGCGGCAAGCTCAGCAAGAAGCCGAGGAGGAGAGGTCTCCCGCCCCTCACCAGGTTCCTCCAGGAGTTTGAGGCTGGACAGAGGGTTCACATCGTCATAGAGCCGAGCTACCACAGGGGCATGCCGGACCCGAGGTTCCACGGAAGAACCGGAACCGTCGTCGGTAAGCGCGGCGATGCCTACGTCGTCCAGATTAAGGACGGTGGCAAGGTCAAGACCTTCTTCATCCACCCGGTTCACCTCAGGGCTCAGAAGGGATGA
- a CDS encoding RNA polymerase Rpb4 family protein, giving the protein MIGRKKLEERYLTISETKELLERRKAEGMVENPEEPMFYEARVSLEHAERFAKLKPEQVAELKEKLLGLFDWIDERLAVKLVDFMPEDYFDIRVLFAKEDYMPTREEAEEIIRLLDDYRPEE; this is encoded by the coding sequence ATGATAGGGAGGAAGAAACTCGAGGAGCGCTACCTCACGATATCCGAGACAAAGGAGCTCCTCGAGAGGCGCAAGGCTGAGGGCATGGTGGAGAACCCGGAGGAGCCCATGTTCTACGAGGCCAGGGTTAGCCTCGAGCATGCCGAGCGCTTCGCCAAGCTCAAGCCCGAGCAGGTCGCCGAGCTGAAGGAGAAGCTCCTCGGCCTCTTTGATTGGATAGACGAGAGGCTCGCTGTGAAGCTCGTGGATTTCATGCCCGAGGACTACTTCGACATCCGTGTCCTCTTCGCCAAGGAGGACTACATGCCCACCAGGGAGGAGGCCGAGGAAATAATAAGGCTCCTCGACGACTACCGTCCCGAGGAGTGA
- a CDS encoding DUF655 domain-containing protein, whose translation MDRYRRHSYRESLDKKRRNVEYEEYAYVLDYLPEGYTDLKTGRRTGKPVAQVIGEKAFTLLEVAPKEDLMLYERVFIGKGQRDKILMINKKIHFDDLTATAKAELPYVVEEIIKNNEEHFVQFFNMAPPITNRLHSLELLPGIGKKHMWEILDERKKEPFKDFEDLRHRVKGLPEPAKMLAKRVVDEIEGKDRYRLFVGSRRIFRV comes from the coding sequence ATGGATAGGTACCGGAGACATTCTTACAGGGAAAGCCTCGACAAAAAGAGGCGGAATGTTGAGTATGAGGAGTACGCCTACGTGCTGGACTATCTGCCCGAGGGCTACACCGATTTAAAGACCGGAAGGAGAACCGGTAAGCCCGTTGCTCAGGTTATAGGTGAAAAGGCTTTCACACTGCTTGAGGTTGCCCCAAAGGAAGACCTCATGCTCTACGAGAGGGTCTTCATAGGCAAGGGGCAGAGGGACAAGATACTCATGATCAACAAGAAGATTCACTTCGATGACCTCACCGCCACCGCCAAGGCCGAGCTCCCGTACGTGGTCGAGGAGATAATCAAAAACAACGAGGAGCACTTCGTGCAGTTCTTCAACATGGCTCCCCCCATAACCAACAGGCTCCACAGCCTCGAACTCCTGCCCGGCATAGGCAAGAAGCACATGTGGGAGATACTCGACGAGCGCAAGAAGGAGCCGTTCAAGGACTTTGAGGACCTGCGCCACCGTGTCAAGGGGCTTCCAGAGCCGGCAAAGATGCTGGCGAAGCGTGTCGTTGACGAGATTGAGGGCAAGGACCGCTACCGCCTTTTCGTTGGCTCAAGGAGGATATTCAGGGTATGA
- the rsmA gene encoding 16S rRNA (adenine(1518)-N(6)/adenine(1519)-N(6))-dimethyltransferase RsmA, translating into MRERLFSLISKYNLKANSDLGQNFLVVPDIIERNVERAELNGSDTVLEVGPGLGVLTDALSRHAGRVYAIEKDSRLVGILKAEYDWPNVEIIEGDALKVEFPPFNKIVSNLPYQISSPITFRFLRYDFERAVLIYQLEFAQRMVAEPGDKNYSRLSLMVRAKAYAELVERIGRGAFWPRPKVDSAVIVLEPKPRDERIELNEDLVRALFQHRRSTVLAALKKSHHMLGLSKEDFKQVRDVIGAVPHSRKRVFQLTPSEVRDIEEFLSAEGVLG; encoded by the coding sequence ATGAGGGAGCGCCTCTTTTCTCTAATTTCAAAATACAACCTTAAGGCAAATTCTGACCTTGGACAGAACTTTCTGGTAGTGCCGGATATAATCGAGCGCAACGTTGAGCGGGCGGAACTTAATGGGAGCGATACCGTTCTTGAAGTCGGCCCGGGTCTTGGAGTTCTCACCGACGCCCTGAGCCGGCACGCGGGCAGGGTGTACGCCATTGAAAAAGACTCCCGCCTCGTGGGGATTTTGAAGGCCGAATACGACTGGCCCAACGTTGAAATAATCGAGGGTGATGCCTTGAAGGTTGAGTTTCCTCCGTTCAACAAAATAGTCTCCAACCTTCCCTACCAGATTTCGTCCCCCATAACCTTCCGCTTTCTGAGGTATGATTTCGAGAGGGCGGTTCTTATCTACCAGCTGGAATTTGCCCAGAGGATGGTGGCGGAGCCGGGGGATAAAAACTACTCCCGCCTGTCGTTGATGGTCCGGGCGAAGGCTTACGCCGAGCTCGTGGAGCGCATCGGTAGGGGCGCCTTCTGGCCGAGGCCCAAGGTTGACTCCGCGGTCATCGTTCTTGAGCCAAAACCAAGGGACGAGCGCATTGAACTGAACGAGGATCTGGTTAGGGCCCTCTTTCAGCACAGAAGAAGCACCGTTCTGGCGGCCCTCAAAAAGTCGCACCATATGCTGGGGCTGAGTAAGGAAGACTTCAAACAGGTTCGGGATGTCATCGGGGCAGTGCCCCACTCCAGGAAGAGGGTCTTTCAGCTGACCCCTTCGGAAGTTAGGGATATCGAGGAGTTTCTCTCTGCTGAGGGTGTTCTGGGCTGA
- a CDS encoding ferritin family protein gives MGDDMNKTNYQTVEKARFKRILEEISKLDYKELMAYWMNQEALEAEMYHKLYQLSRDVNWDERVSKLFFQLYKESLGHAEALLKMFHEMFPGEKPPEVNVAPLEVELSEERLKDLVYHGSLREILEYLMGTEKLAHDVYQYLAEKTEDENSRATLTWLSNIENGHYQKLRNLYITLFGTEPGE, from the coding sequence ATGGGGGATGACATGAACAAGACCAACTATCAAACTGTGGAAAAGGCGAGGTTTAAAAGAATACTCGAGGAAATATCAAAGCTGGACTACAAGGAGCTGATGGCGTACTGGATGAACCAGGAGGCACTGGAGGCGGAGATGTACCACAAGCTGTATCAGCTCAGCCGCGATGTCAACTGGGACGAGCGGGTCTCTAAGCTGTTCTTCCAGCTTTACAAGGAGAGCCTCGGGCATGCGGAAGCGCTTCTCAAGATGTTCCACGAGATGTTTCCAGGGGAAAAACCTCCAGAGGTTAATGTTGCTCCCCTTGAGGTGGAGCTGTCCGAGGAACGCCTGAAGGACCTAGTGTACCACGGAAGCCTTCGAGAGATCCTCGAATACCTAATGGGAACGGAGAAACTGGCCCACGACGTTTACCAGTACCTGGCGGAGAAGACGGAGGATGAAAACTCTAGAGCGACCCTTACGTGGCTCTCGAACATAGAGAACGGCCACTATCAGAAACTTAGAAACCTGTACATAACACTTTTCGGAACAGAACCCGGAGAGTAA
- a CDS encoding radical SAM protein, with translation MIVAIIDGYTDEPAGLGVPPYLGIYPRYAYGAVKKARKDARIFYLTIDDLRASFEGERGVATKNKTPNFPKTREILERADVLVYVGGLHTPGKYLSAVPSQVEEVARFLRPFQGVKILGGPAFMGSAHAGGTRITSRELLLAQSIFDHIVYGDLEAFLHDYLVNPSDADPFRFRTYGELRDYALLGTEVVRQFPDFPDFVIAEIETQRGCPKAMGIGGCSFCTEPVRYRNIEDRPIEDVVAEVEALYTLGVRHFRVGRQSCIFSYMAKPDGRVPVPNPEALEKLFRGIRSVAPGLKTLHVDNANPAVIANYPEESVRIAKTLIEYGTPGNVVAFGLESADPKVAKLNNLNATAEETYEAVRILNEVGAKRGPNGMPWLLPGINVIFGLPGETKKSYELTFQFFKRLLDDGLMVRRINIRQVVVFPGTPLWHMRDKVKTEKHKKLIQHYKYKIRHEIDLPMLRRVVPVGTILRDVRAEVIENGLTYGRQIGSYPLIVGMPKEVPLNRFYDVLIVGHGYRSITGVPVPINVNRESPKVLQYLPGIGKKTAVRVLAERPFGSKDEFFRVVGEEKRETLEHIISL, from the coding sequence ATGATAGTTGCCATCATCGACGGCTACACCGACGAACCCGCGGGACTTGGTGTGCCTCCCTACCTTGGAATATACCCGCGTTATGCGTATGGTGCCGTAAAAAAAGCCCGAAAAGACGCGAGAATTTTCTACCTGACCATAGATGACCTTAGGGCTTCTTTTGAGGGCGAGAGGGGAGTAGCCACTAAAAATAAGACCCCAAACTTCCCCAAAACCCGTGAGATACTCGAGAGGGCGGACGTTCTCGTGTACGTGGGTGGCCTGCACACCCCCGGCAAGTACCTCTCGGCCGTTCCTTCCCAGGTCGAGGAGGTGGCGAGATTCCTTCGGCCGTTTCAGGGGGTTAAAATCCTCGGTGGCCCGGCGTTCATGGGCTCCGCCCACGCAGGTGGAACCAGGATAACATCCCGCGAACTTCTTCTTGCCCAGTCCATCTTTGACCACATCGTCTACGGTGACCTCGAGGCGTTCCTGCACGATTACCTCGTGAATCCGTCCGATGCCGACCCGTTCCGTTTCAGAACCTACGGGGAGCTGAGGGACTACGCGCTGCTCGGCACGGAAGTGGTCAGGCAGTTCCCCGACTTTCCCGACTTTGTGATAGCCGAGATAGAAACCCAGCGCGGCTGTCCCAAGGCGATGGGCATAGGGGGTTGCTCCTTCTGCACCGAACCAGTACGCTACCGAAACATCGAAGACAGACCAATCGAAGACGTTGTTGCCGAGGTCGAGGCCCTTTATACCCTTGGAGTAAGGCACTTCAGGGTTGGCAGGCAGAGCTGCATCTTCTCGTACATGGCCAAACCGGATGGAAGGGTTCCAGTACCCAATCCTGAGGCCCTGGAGAAGCTTTTCAGGGGTATTCGCTCCGTTGCTCCGGGGCTTAAGACCCTCCACGTGGACAACGCAAACCCCGCGGTCATAGCTAACTACCCGGAGGAGAGCGTTAGGATAGCCAAGACCCTGATAGAGTACGGAACCCCCGGAAACGTCGTTGCCTTTGGCCTAGAGAGCGCCGACCCGAAGGTGGCCAAGCTCAACAACCTGAACGCCACCGCAGAGGAGACCTACGAGGCGGTGAGGATACTCAACGAGGTGGGGGCAAAGAGGGGCCCCAACGGCATGCCGTGGCTCCTACCTGGGATAAACGTGATTTTTGGCCTTCCTGGGGAGACCAAGAAGAGCTACGAGCTGACGTTCCAGTTTTTCAAAAGGCTCCTGGACGATGGGCTGATGGTTCGCAGGATAAACATCAGGCAGGTGGTCGTCTTCCCTGGAACTCCACTGTGGCACATGAGGGATAAAGTGAAAACCGAGAAGCACAAGAAGCTCATCCAGCACTACAAATACAAGATAAGGCACGAGATAGACCTCCCGATGCTCAGGCGCGTTGTTCCCGTGGGAACCATCCTCCGCGATGTTCGTGCGGAGGTTATTGAGAACGGCCTGACCTACGGCAGGCAGATAGGCAGCTATCCCCTTATCGTTGGTATGCCCAAGGAGGTGCCCCTGAACCGGTTCTACGATGTCCTGATAGTTGGACACGGCTACCGGAGCATCACTGGAGTTCCGGTCCCGATAAACGTCAACCGTGAGAGCCCCAAAGTCCTCCAGTACCTGCCTGGGATCGGGAAGAAAACCGCGGTGAGGGTGCTGGCGGAAAGGCCTTTCGGTAGCAAGGACGAGTTCTTCCGGGTGGTGGGGGAAGAGAAAAGGGAAACCCTGGAACACATCATCAGCCTGTGA
- a CDS encoding S-layer protein: MKVKKIAALAVGAAMVGATMGFASAQPTVPNIPKDFFVNADGTPNVKIVVGSTAAAMDVASAADIAVALGSLLYTEEQVDVQGDYVKIKAEYPPADVGDSPWTIYAYNASTIRNQTAWATKYEELPGDYWYNGAGGYNVAYSDWMGNFKVTTTIEDKDKIGDEQLVDWHITLQNIQLKSKDPSDWDKSRPPKSADLVVTPGNVTVFVDYVLYNYTVTDQEKVRDAYPEWGVPAAYENVTSWYIGDASQGTGGTVYKEGVKAGETFTVFGETYYVLEVGNGTFTAGLDKPTAWYQVGEPQAIEGTDWIVTVLDISIIDQRALAVVKNAVTGKESEQIILEKDTPVDVFNDGAVILTLKDTFVGIDGHLIASIDAQVDVKDYKSGDTITYDGKKWKMTIATDGEYIKNVTLTNLDKLEGNPVDIFGTYDLKYRFELKTLNEKKVNYDINGNGEIEDKDFVVAYAYICLKEKEGKVIEKELKVGDDVLDTDYVVSEIHATADQVTIKPVSAPITVMDYEVSMEDPGANLILVGGPVANSLTKYLVEQNISQVDWENSPGDIEYIEDALGGYDVVIVAGATRNETRMAAEALMEYLAGL, encoded by the coding sequence ATGAAAGTGAAAAAGATCGCGGCCCTCGCAGTTGGTGCCGCTATGGTTGGAGCCACCATGGGCTTTGCCAGCGCTCAGCCGACCGTCCCGAACATACCGAAGGACTTCTTCGTTAACGCCGATGGAACCCCGAACGTTAAAATCGTCGTTGGAAGTACCGCTGCTGCTATGGACGTTGCCAGCGCTGCTGACATAGCTGTTGCTCTCGGCAGCCTGCTCTACACCGAGGAGCAGGTCGACGTCCAGGGCGACTACGTCAAGATCAAGGCCGAGTACCCGCCCGCTGACGTTGGGGACTCCCCCTGGACCATCTACGCCTACAACGCTAGCACCATAAGGAACCAGACCGCCTGGGCTACCAAGTACGAGGAGCTTCCGGGCGACTACTGGTACAACGGTGCCGGCGGCTACAACGTTGCCTACAGCGACTGGATGGGCAACTTCAAAGTCACCACCACCATAGAGGACAAGGACAAGATCGGTGACGAGCAGCTCGTTGACTGGCACATCACCCTCCAGAACATCCAGCTCAAGTCCAAGGACCCGAGCGACTGGGACAAGAGCAGGCCGCCCAAGAGCGCTGACCTCGTCGTTACCCCGGGCAACGTCACCGTCTTCGTTGACTACGTCCTCTACAACTACACCGTGACCGACCAGGAGAAGGTCAGGGACGCTTACCCCGAGTGGGGTGTCCCGGCTGCCTACGAGAACGTCACCAGCTGGTACATCGGTGACGCCAGCCAGGGAACCGGCGGAACCGTTTACAAGGAGGGTGTCAAGGCCGGTGAGACCTTCACCGTCTTCGGTGAGACCTACTACGTCCTCGAGGTTGGAAACGGCACCTTCACCGCCGGTCTCGACAAGCCGACCGCCTGGTACCAGGTCGGTGAGCCGCAGGCCATCGAGGGCACCGACTGGATAGTCACCGTCCTCGACATAAGCATCATCGACCAGAGGGCCCTTGCGGTCGTTAAGAACGCCGTCACCGGCAAGGAGAGCGAGCAGATCATCCTCGAGAAGGACACCCCGGTCGACGTCTTCAACGACGGTGCCGTCATACTCACCCTCAAGGACACCTTCGTCGGTATCGACGGCCACCTCATAGCCAGCATCGACGCCCAGGTTGACGTCAAGGACTACAAGAGCGGCGACACCATCACCTACGACGGCAAGAAGTGGAAGATGACCATCGCCACCGACGGCGAGTACATCAAGAACGTCACCCTCACCAACCTCGACAAGCTCGAGGGCAACCCGGTTGACATCTTCGGCACCTACGACCTCAAGTACAGGTTCGAGCTCAAGACCCTCAACGAGAAGAAGGTCAACTACGACATCAACGGCAACGGCGAGATCGAGGACAAGGACTTCGTCGTCGCCTACGCCTACATCTGCCTCAAGGAGAAGGAGGGCAAGGTCATCGAGAAGGAGCTCAAGGTCGGCGACGATGTCCTCGACACCGACTACGTCGTCAGCGAAATCCACGCCACCGCTGACCAGGTCACCATCAAGCCGGTCAGCGCGCCGATAACCGTCATGGACTACGAGGTCAGCATGGAGGACCCGGGAGCCAACCTCATCCTCGTTGGCGGTCCGGTTGCCAACAGCCTCACCAAGTACCTCGTTGAGCAGAACATCAGCCAGGTCGACTGGGAGAACAGCCCAGGCGACATCGAGTACATCGAGGACGCCCTTGGCGGCTACGATGTCGTCATCGTCGCTGGTGCCACCAGGAACGAGACCAGGATGGCCGCCGAGGCCCTTATGGAGTACCTCGCTGGCCTCTGA
- the amrS gene encoding AmmeMemoRadiSam system radical SAM enzyme — protein sequence MREASYWEPLEDGKVRCRLCPLNCIINEGQRGSCRVRKNINGKLYTFNYGKVSSIAADPVEKKPLFHFWPGSCALSISTVGCNMHCRHCQNWEISQADETFPYLHDATPEGIVALARRYGCESIAYTYNEPMIWYEFVLDTAKLAKEAGIYNLLITNGYINEEPFRELAPYIDAMNIDIKAFDDAFYMKIAGVPGGEPSRRTAEIAKKEFGIHVELTYLIIPTLNDGEKEIRTFARWVVENLGDDTPVHFSRFFPHYKLAHLPPTPVETVEMAYRVAREEGLKFVYIGNVPGHEGENTYCPKCGKPLIVRWGFKITEYNITDDGKCKYCGEPIPVVGRYRKKRYDGMWW from the coding sequence ATGCGCGAGGCCTCCTACTGGGAGCCGCTCGAGGACGGAAAGGTTAGGTGCAGACTGTGCCCTCTCAACTGCATCATAAACGAGGGCCAGCGCGGCTCCTGCAGGGTGAGGAAGAACATCAACGGAAAGCTTTACACGTTCAACTACGGCAAGGTTTCATCCATAGCCGCCGACCCCGTTGAGAAGAAGCCCCTCTTCCACTTCTGGCCCGGCTCCTGTGCGCTCTCGATAAGCACCGTTGGCTGCAACATGCACTGCAGGCACTGTCAGAACTGGGAGATAAGCCAGGCCGACGAGACCTTTCCGTACCTCCACGACGCGACCCCGGAGGGAATAGTGGCCCTGGCGAGGAGGTACGGCTGCGAGAGCATAGCCTACACCTACAACGAGCCCATGATATGGTACGAGTTCGTTCTCGATACCGCGAAGCTCGCCAAGGAAGCGGGTATATACAACCTCCTCATAACCAACGGTTACATAAACGAGGAGCCGTTCAGGGAGCTGGCACCGTACATAGACGCCATGAACATAGACATCAAGGCGTTCGATGATGCCTTCTACATGAAGATAGCCGGCGTTCCGGGCGGCGAGCCGAGCAGAAGGACGGCGGAGATAGCCAAAAAGGAGTTCGGAATCCACGTCGAGCTGACGTACCTAATCATCCCGACGCTCAACGACGGAGAGAAGGAGATCAGAACCTTCGCCAGATGGGTGGTCGAGAACCTCGGGGACGACACGCCGGTTCACTTCTCACGCTTCTTCCCGCACTACAAGCTGGCCCACCTTCCGCCAACGCCGGTTGAGACCGTCGAGATGGCCTACCGCGTTGCCAGGGAGGAGGGACTGAAATTCGTCTACATTGGCAACGTGCCCGGACACGAGGGAGAGAACACATACTGTCCCAAGTGCGGCAAACCTTTAATAGTCCGCTGGGGATTCAAGATCACAGAGTACAACATAACCGACGATGGGAAGTGTAAGTACTGCGGCGAACCGATCCCCGTGGTGGGAAGGTATCGAAAAAAGCGATATGATGGGATGTGGTGGTGA